From the Gemmatimonadales bacterium genome, the window AGCTGCTCGCGCGCGCCGGCGCACGGAACGTCTTCGACGACGTCGCGCCGTCATCGGCCGTGGTGAGCATCGAGGCGGTCGCCGCGCGCAACCCCGACCTGATACTGACCCTGGGTGCGGATGCCCCCTCGCTCGAAGGCCGGCCGGAATGGTCGGCCGTCGGGGCGGTGCGCGAGGGCCGCCTCGTACACATCGAAGGCACGGAGTTCTCCTGGCCGGGCCCCCGCTCGCCCGATGCGATTCGTGAGCTGCGCAGCGCTCTGGGCAATGCGCGCGCCGCCCATGCGGCGACGCTCTCCGCGGAGGTCGGCGAATGAAGTGGCCAACGCTGCTCCTCATCCTGCTGCTGCCACTATGCCTGCTGGTCGGCATCTGGGCCGGACCGGTGCCCCTGGGCCCGCGCGAGCTGTGGGACGGCCTGCGCTACGCCAGCGCCGACACGGCACCCATCATTCGCGAGCTGCGCGTACCGCGCGTGCTGCTCGCGTTTCTCGTGGGCGGGAGCCTCAGCATCACCGGTGCCGCGTTACAGGCGCTGGTGCGCAACCCGCTGGCCGACCCCTATCTCCTCGGCCTCTCGGGCGGCGCCGGACTCGGCGCTGTCATCGCCATCGCGGTGAACCCATCGTGGCCCTGGGCCGTGCCCGCCGCGGCGTTCGCGGGTGCGGCGGCGGCGGTCGGGCTGGTGTACCGGCTGAGTGCCGTGGCCGGGCGCCGGCTCGACCCCCGTGTGCTGTTGCTCGCCGGTGTCGTGGTCGGCGCCTTTGCCGGCGCGCTCATGACCGCCGTCGTGTCGCTCTCGAGTGCGAGCCAGCTCCGCCGCGCGTATCTCTGGCTCCTGGGCGGCTTCGGCGCGGCGTCGTGGCGCTCGCTCACCGTGTTCGCGGCCTATGCGGTGCTGCCGCTCGCCGCCCTCTTCCTGAGCGCGCGCGCGCTCGACCTGCTCTCACTCGGCGAGGAGAGCGCCAAGCACCTCTGGGCCGAAGTGGAGCGCGACAAGCGGATCGTGTACGTCGCCACCGCGCTCCTCACCGCGGCGAGCGTCGCGGTGTCGGGCGTGATCGGGTTCGTGGGGCTCGTGGTGCCGCACGCGGCGCGGCGCATCTGGACGCCGCTCCACCGCGAGCTGCTCCCGGTCGCGTTCCTGGGCGGCGGCATGTTCATGGTGCTGGCCGATGCGCTCGCGCGCACGGTGGTGCGTCCGCTCGAGCTGCCGGTTGGGGCGGTCACCGCGCTCGTGGGCGTACCGCTCTTTGCTGTTCTCTTACGCCGGACGCTTACGTGATCCTCGAAGGCCGCGAGCTTACCGTGCGGTACGACGGCGCCTCGGTGCCGGCGCTCGACGGCGTATCGCTCCGCGTCACCCCTCGCGAGCTGCTCGCCGTCTGCGGCCCTAACGGCAGCGGCAAGACCACCCTGGTACGGGCACTCCTCGGCCTCGTGCCCCTCAACGGTGGCGCCGCGCTGCTCGACGAGCGGCCGGTCGCCGAATGGCGCGGCGGCTCGCTTGCCAAGGTCGTGGGCGTCGTGGCGCAGCGCGAAGACATCGTTTTTCCTCTCACCGTCGCCCAGATGGTCCTGCTCGGTCGGTATCCGCACCTGGGGCCGCTCGCACCGGAAGGACCGCAGGACCGCGAGGCCGTGCTCAAGGCGCTCCGGCGTTGCGACGTCGAGCGGCTGGCCAAGCGGCGGGTCGACACCCTTTCCGGCGGCGAGTGGCAGCTGGTGCGGCTGGCGCGCGCGCTGGCGCAGCAGCCGCGCATCCTCGTGCTCGACGAGCCGACCGCCTCGCTCGACGTGCGCCACGAGATGGAGCTGTTCGAGCTGGTGCGCGGGCTGGTGCGCGACGGGCTCGCGGGTCTCGTCATTACCCACGAGCTCAACCTCGCCGCTCGCTTCGCGGATCGCATCGTGCTGCTTGACGAAGGGCGGGTGGCGGCCGAGGGGAGCCCCGCCGAGGTGTTTCGCAGCGACACGCTCGAGCGGATATTTCAGTGGCCGGTGTCGGTCGCCACCCTCCCCGACGGCTCGCCCCAGGTCGTACCGGAACGAAAGGTGGCAAGGACGGTAGAGGCGGTAAGCGAAGGGCGGTAAGGGCGGCACCGTCGGTACCGCCCTTCGCTCATCGATAGCTCGATGCGAGCCCCACCAGCAGTGTCCGCCCTCGCGCCGGGAATCCCGCTACCTGCTCGTAGTCCTTGTCGAATACGTTTTCCACCCTGAGCGTCACCCCAAGTCCGGGTGCGCGCCCCGCGCCGAGCAGGCGCACGTGGCCGCTCAGGTCGAGCGTCGCGTAGGCGGGAAGCTCGATGCGCGTGGTGGGTGTCGGGAATTGTGCGAACCGCAGATCGTCGCGCGCGCCGACCACCTCGAGCTCGGCGCCAAGCTGCGCCCGGGCCCGCGGGTCGGAATACGCCCGCAGCGTGAGCGCGTGGCCGGGCCGCCTGAGCAGCCGTTCGCCGGTGACAAAATTCGCGTCCGGCCCCGTGTCGAATCCGGCGTCAGTGACCCGCGTGTGCAGCCACGTATAGCCCGCCGTGAGACCCACCGGCCCGAGCCGCTTC encodes:
- a CDS encoding iron ABC transporter permease encodes the protein MKWPTLLLILLLPLCLLVGIWAGPVPLGPRELWDGLRYASADTAPIIRELRVPRVLLAFLVGGSLSITGAALQALVRNPLADPYLLGLSGGAGLGAVIAIAVNPSWPWAVPAAAFAGAAAAVGLVYRLSAVAGRRLDPRVLLLAGVVVGAFAGALMTAVVSLSSASQLRRAYLWLLGGFGAASWRSLTVFAAYAVLPLAALFLSARALDLLSLGEESAKHLWAEVERDKRIVYVATALLTAASVAVSGVIGFVGLVVPHAARRIWTPLHRELLPVAFLGGGMFMVLADALARTVVRPLELPVGAVTALVGVPLFAVLLRRTLT
- a CDS encoding ABC transporter ATP-binding protein encodes the protein MILEGRELTVRYDGASVPALDGVSLRVTPRELLAVCGPNGSGKTTLVRALLGLVPLNGGAALLDERPVAEWRGGSLAKVVGVVAQREDIVFPLTVAQMVLLGRYPHLGPLAPEGPQDREAVLKALRRCDVERLAKRRVDTLSGGEWQLVRLARALAQQPRILVLDEPTASLDVRHEMELFELVRGLVRDGLAGLVITHELNLAARFADRIVLLDEGRVAAEGSPAEVFRSDTLERIFQWPVSVATLPDGSPQVVPERKVARTVEAVSEGR